A single region of the Leisingera thetidis genome encodes:
- a CDS encoding sulfotransferase family protein has product MILSQGRQYVFIHIPKTGGTALALALEARAMADDMMLGDTPKARNRRRRLKDAQTRGRLWKHSTLADIEGLVPDEELRALFAFTLVRNPWDRAVSYYHWLRGQSFSHPAVELAQSLEFRNFVQDPQIIAAFRGSPAASYLRHADGAEQCRLYIRLEHFQDDAQPLFAHLGFPLDLPRVNESGRQRDWRPYYDDAAAEAVAAACAQDIGQFEYSFNDFRLSK; this is encoded by the coding sequence ATGATCCTGTCGCAAGGCCGCCAATACGTCTTTATCCATATCCCCAAGACCGGCGGCACCGCGCTGGCGCTGGCTCTTGAGGCGCGTGCCATGGCGGATGACATGATGCTGGGCGACACGCCGAAAGCACGGAACCGCCGCCGCCGCCTGAAGGATGCTCAGACCCGCGGGCGGCTGTGGAAGCACTCGACGCTGGCGGATATCGAAGGGCTGGTGCCGGATGAGGAATTGCGTGCGCTGTTTGCCTTTACCCTGGTGCGCAACCCGTGGGACCGGGCGGTAAGCTACTATCACTGGCTGCGCGGGCAAAGCTTCAGCCACCCTGCGGTCGAATTGGCGCAGAGCCTTGAGTTCCGGAACTTCGTCCAGGATCCGCAAATCATCGCAGCCTTCCGCGGCAGCCCGGCTGCGTCCTACCTGCGCCATGCCGACGGTGCGGAGCAATGCCGGCTTTATATCCGGCTGGAACATTTCCAGGACGATGCCCAGCCCTTGTTTGCCCATCTCGGTTTCCCGCTTGATCTGCCGCGGGTGAATGAATCCGGGCGGCAGCGCGATTGGCGGCCCTACTACGATGATGCTGCTGCCGAAGCCGTCGCAGCGGCCTGCGCGCAGGATATCGGGCAATTTGAATACTCTTTTAACGATTTCCGCCTATCCAAGTGA
- a CDS encoding DMT family transporter, with product MKHTATFPADHGRQTAAAQSMLAAMLIIGITDNAVPLMAEKIGLGQFYLLRTFVALPFLWLMARAGLGGLAPRRLGAVLLRAVLVAVSMVFYFSAVALMPIAQALAGLFTSPIIIVVISVLFLKLRIGWIRIAAVLCGFAGVLLVLQPNPADFNWLILVPVAGGLFYALGSLATGLYCQGESTVAMLFLYLLVQGGLGLLLLLGLEVWPQAVPDGAEGFVTRGWVWPLWDITHLILLQGCAAVGGVFLITKAYQLGEASFVAVFEYSVMIVGPGVAWAYWGQALGIWQVLGIGLIIAAGATIALRSR from the coding sequence ATGAAACATACAGCAACCTTTCCCGCGGATCACGGCCGCCAGACGGCTGCTGCGCAGTCCATGCTTGCTGCGATGCTGATTATCGGCATTACCGACAACGCCGTGCCGCTGATGGCCGAGAAGATCGGGCTGGGCCAGTTCTACCTGCTGCGCACATTTGTCGCGCTGCCATTCCTGTGGCTGATGGCGCGGGCGGGGCTTGGCGGGCTGGCACCGCGCCGGCTTGGCGCGGTGCTGCTGCGCGCGGTGCTGGTGGCGGTGTCGATGGTGTTCTATTTCTCCGCCGTCGCACTGATGCCGATTGCGCAGGCGCTGGCGGGGCTGTTCACCTCGCCCATCATCATCGTGGTCATTTCCGTGCTGTTTCTGAAGCTGCGGATCGGCTGGATCCGGATCGCGGCGGTGCTCTGCGGTTTTGCCGGGGTGCTGCTGGTGCTGCAGCCAAACCCTGCCGATTTCAACTGGCTGATTCTCGTGCCTGTCGCGGGCGGGCTGTTCTATGCGCTCGGTTCCCTGGCCACCGGCCTGTACTGCCAGGGTGAAAGCACCGTTGCCATGCTGTTCCTCTATCTGCTGGTCCAGGGCGGACTCGGCCTGCTGCTGCTGCTGGGGCTCGAAGTCTGGCCGCAGGCGGTGCCGGATGGCGCAGAGGGCTTTGTGACCCGCGGCTGGGTCTGGCCGCTCTGGGACATCACCCATCTGATCCTGCTGCAGGGCTGCGCAGCCGTAGGCGGCGTGTTCCTGATCACCAAGGCCTACCAGCTGGGCGAGGCGTCCTTTGTTGCGGTGTTCGAATATTCGGTGATGATCGTCGGCCCCGGCGTCGCCTGGGCCTACTGGGGGCAGGCGCTTGGCATCTGGCAGGTGCTGGGCATTGGCCTGATCATCGCGGCCGGCGCCACCATTGCTCTGCGTTCCCGGTAA